Proteins encoded within one genomic window of Bradyrhizobium sp. 186:
- a CDS encoding TRAP transporter large permease — protein MSGNILSAGQAAMVLFGTFVGLLIIRVPVAFALGLACVPILLTEPRLSIMTLAQETFNAYNSFILLAVPFFLLTANLMSIGGITDRLVALSRSMVGHWPGSLAQINVVLSVFFAGISGSSTADAASQSKIFIDAQTKEGYDLSFSIAITAVSAVLAVIIPPSILMIVWGGLISTSIAAMYLAGIVPGLLIAGAQMATVHVYATRRGYPTYPKASWVEMRCAIWRSIPALMTPFIIVGGILLGWFTATESACVAVLYSVALSTFFYRETGARELYKALLDTGRLAGVALFCVGTASAFGWLLAYYKIPQELLANVSTWGMGAIGAGFFIAFCFLVVGCFLDAIPAIIIVGTVLEPLAKSVDLHPVQFAIISIVSLAFGLVTPPYGLCLMIACSIAGVRLRFALKDTAIMLIPMLLVLAALIIWPEVSLFLPRLIVPEMLK, from the coding sequence ATGAGCGGCAATATTCTTTCTGCCGGACAGGCCGCGATGGTCCTGTTCGGGACTTTTGTTGGCCTGCTCATCATACGCGTGCCGGTCGCCTTTGCGCTCGGCCTTGCCTGTGTGCCGATCCTTTTGACCGAACCGCGCCTGTCGATCATGACGCTCGCGCAGGAGACCTTCAACGCCTACAATTCGTTCATCCTGCTGGCGGTGCCGTTCTTCCTGCTGACCGCCAACCTGATGAGCATCGGCGGCATCACCGACCGCCTGGTCGCGTTGTCGCGCTCGATGGTCGGGCATTGGCCGGGATCGCTGGCGCAGATCAACGTGGTGCTGTCGGTGTTCTTTGCCGGCATCTCCGGCTCCTCCACCGCGGACGCGGCGAGCCAGTCCAAGATCTTCATCGATGCCCAGACCAAGGAGGGTTACGACCTGTCGTTCTCCATCGCCATCACCGCGGTCTCGGCCGTGCTCGCGGTCATCATCCCGCCCTCGATCCTGATGATCGTGTGGGGCGGACTGATCTCGACCTCGATCGCCGCGATGTATCTCGCGGGCATCGTACCCGGCCTGCTGATCGCGGGAGCACAGATGGCGACCGTGCATGTCTACGCGACGCGTCGCGGTTATCCGACCTATCCGAAAGCAAGCTGGGTGGAGATGCGCTGCGCCATCTGGCGGTCGATACCGGCGCTGATGACGCCGTTCATCATCGTTGGCGGCATTCTGCTCGGATGGTTCACCGCGACCGAATCCGCCTGCGTCGCAGTGCTTTATTCCGTGGCGCTGTCGACGTTCTTCTACCGTGAAACCGGCGCGCGCGAACTCTACAAGGCTTTGCTCGACACCGGGCGTCTAGCCGGGGTCGCGCTGTTCTGCGTGGGCACCGCAAGCGCGTTCGGCTGGCTACTAGCCTACTACAAGATTCCGCAGGAACTGCTGGCCAACGTCTCGACCTGGGGCATGGGCGCGATCGGGGCCGGCTTCTTCATCGCGTTCTGCTTTCTGGTGGTGGGCTGCTTCCTCGACGCCATTCCGGCGATCATCATCGTCGGTACCGTTCTCGAACCGCTGGCGAAATCGGTCGACCTTCATCCGGTGCAGTTTGCGATCATCTCGATCGTCTCGCTGGCCTTCGGGTTGGTGACGCCGCCCTATGGCCTGTGCCTGATGATCGCCTGCTCGATCGCAGGGGTGCGGTTGCGCTTCGCGCTCAAGGACACGGCCATCATGCTGATCCCGATGCTGCTGGTGCTGGCGGCGCTGATCATCTGGCCCGAGGTCTCGCTGTTCCTGCCGCGCCTGATCGTGCCGGAGATGTTGAAATGA
- a CDS encoding TRAP transporter small permease, with protein MTEISMPPNPSLWRRATAAYAKLLEILLAACVGILVIPVTLQIISRYTPFIPSYIWTEEMARFLFVWTIMIGAMVGIRESQHFEVDVWPDLSRRSEAAVRILARLGTLAMAVVFVWAGLEFTRFAWNRTSELADLPLWMIHVAWPVAGVTWIVFAGEQIVDEMRILVGANR; from the coding sequence ATGACTGAAATATCGATGCCGCCGAACCCGTCGCTATGGCGCCGAGCGACGGCAGCCTATGCAAAATTGCTGGAAATTCTGCTCGCCGCCTGCGTCGGCATTCTGGTCATTCCGGTCACGTTGCAGATCATCTCGCGCTACACGCCGTTCATTCCGTCCTACATCTGGACCGAGGAGATGGCGCGCTTCCTCTTCGTCTGGACGATCATGATCGGCGCCATGGTCGGCATCAGAGAGTCGCAGCATTTCGAGGTCGACGTCTGGCCCGACCTGTCGCGCCGTAGCGAAGCCGCGGTGCGGATTCTCGCGCGGCTGGGCACATTGGCGATGGCTGTGGTGTTCGTGTGGGCCGGGCTCGAATTCACGCGGTTCGCTTGGAACCGAACGTCTGAATTGGCGGATCTGCCGCTCTGGATGATCCATGTCGCCTGGCCGGTGGCCGGCGTGACGTGGATCGTATTTGCGGGTGAACAGATTGTCGACGAGATGCGGATTCTGGTTGGGGCAAATCGATGA
- a CDS encoding TRAP transporter substrate-binding protein — MKRRSFLAGIGATTAAATIGMPSILRAQAPITLNGAVQFNDDHAFNRALIRFEELVNKYYGKPVNFTLHKNSSLGLEKQYFEYMSQGKAVDYGIVSPAHMSTFAKAAPFIDAPFVFKGIEHMNKVVEANILAPIADEVAAKAEVVLIGYSGGGIRNIFANKPLKNLADLKGLKVRVQGAPIWSKTFAAVGMSPTVIAYNEVYNAIQNGVISAGENEAAGVEAMKFYEVAPHLSLTQHAVSIRPICFSVKTLKTLPKDLQDAIMKAGKEAGDYGRQLESSEEVVKLDTLEKAGKLKRVPFEERDAMKKLADPVMATYAKEIGAEGIFEKINVA, encoded by the coding sequence ATGAAGCGAAGGTCATTTCTCGCTGGTATCGGTGCGACCACTGCGGCGGCCACGATTGGCATGCCGTCGATCCTCAGAGCGCAAGCGCCGATCACGCTGAACGGCGCGGTCCAGTTTAACGACGACCATGCCTTCAACCGGGCACTGATCCGGTTCGAAGAGCTGGTAAATAAGTATTACGGCAAGCCCGTCAACTTCACGTTGCACAAGAACTCATCGCTCGGCCTCGAAAAGCAGTATTTCGAGTACATGTCCCAAGGCAAGGCGGTCGATTACGGCATTGTCTCGCCGGCCCACATGTCGACCTTCGCCAAGGCGGCGCCGTTCATCGATGCACCCTTTGTGTTCAAGGGCATCGAGCATATGAACAAAGTCGTCGAAGCGAACATCCTGGCTCCGATCGCCGACGAAGTCGCGGCCAAGGCCGAGGTCGTTCTGATCGGCTATTCGGGCGGCGGCATCCGCAATATCTTCGCCAACAAGCCGCTCAAGAACCTCGCCGATCTCAAGGGTCTCAAGGTTCGCGTGCAGGGTGCGCCGATCTGGTCGAAGACGTTTGCAGCCGTTGGCATGAGCCCGACCGTGATCGCCTACAATGAAGTTTACAACGCCATCCAGAACGGCGTGATCTCGGCAGGCGAGAACGAGGCGGCCGGCGTCGAGGCGATGAAGTTCTACGAAGTCGCACCCCACCTCAGCCTGACGCAGCACGCGGTGTCGATCCGGCCGATCTGCTTCTCGGTGAAAACGCTGAAGACCTTGCCGAAGGATTTGCAGGACGCGATCATGAAGGCCGGCAAGGAGGCCGGCGACTACGGCCGTCAGCTGGAGTCGAGCGAGGAAGTCGTCAAGCTCGACACGCTGGAGAAGGCCGGCAAGCTCAAGCGCGTTCCGTTCGAGGAGCGCGACGCCATGAAGAAGCTCGCCGATCCCGTGATGGCCACCTACGCCAAGGAAATCGGCGCCGAAGGCATCTTCGAGAAGATCAACGTCGCCTGA
- a CDS encoding DUF1236 domain-containing protein, whose product MKKLFLLSAAAVLISTGAFAQSTTVTTTGTGHAATVQIEPQYRTTIKSYITEHRVRPVTTKEKIIVGAAVPSDIELEVVPTDWGPSLTKYRYVYSNDRVMLVDPGTRTVVQEID is encoded by the coding sequence ATGAAGAAGCTATTCCTGCTTTCCGCCGCGGCGGTCCTGATTTCGACCGGCGCCTTCGCGCAGTCCACCACGGTGACCACGACCGGAACCGGTCACGCGGCGACAGTTCAGATCGAGCCGCAATACCGAACCACGATCAAATCCTACATCACCGAGCATCGCGTCCGTCCGGTGACGACAAAGGAAAAGATCATCGTCGGCGCCGCGGTGCCGAGCGACATTGAGCTCGAGGTGGTTCCGACGGATTGGGGTCCCTCGCTCACGAAATATCGCTACGTCTACTCGAACGATCGCGTCATGCTCGTGGATCCGGGCACGCGGACGGTCGTTCAGGAAATCGATTGA
- a CDS encoding cytochrome c biogenesis protein CcdA, whose translation MQNVSIPAALIAGLVSFLSPCVLPLVPPYLIYLTGATIEHVESNEPASASKRAIMMSALLFVLGFSTVFVALGASASLIGGLIRAWSAELSILAGIVIIVMGLHFLGLTRIGLLMREGRMPIPRPVGLWGAYIMGLAFAFGWTPCIGPILAAILSIAAAEATVTKGAGLLAVYSAGLGIPFLIAALMIEQFSTLFARIKGQLVNVERAMGVLMVITGIGFLTGAVSNVSIWLLETFPGLQTIG comes from the coding sequence ATGCAAAATGTTTCGATCCCGGCGGCGCTGATTGCCGGCCTCGTCAGCTTCCTCTCTCCCTGCGTCCTGCCCCTGGTTCCGCCCTATTTGATCTATCTCACGGGCGCCACGATCGAGCATGTCGAGAGCAACGAGCCGGCGTCGGCCTCGAAGCGCGCCATCATGATGTCGGCGCTCCTGTTCGTGCTCGGCTTCTCCACGGTCTTCGTGGCGCTCGGCGCCAGCGCCTCGCTGATCGGCGGGCTGATCCGGGCCTGGTCGGCCGAGCTGTCGATCCTCGCCGGGATCGTCATCATCGTGATGGGTTTGCATTTCCTGGGACTGACGCGGATCGGCCTGTTGATGCGCGAGGGACGGATGCCGATCCCCAGACCCGTCGGGCTCTGGGGTGCCTACATCATGGGGCTCGCCTTCGCCTTCGGCTGGACCCCCTGCATCGGCCCGATCCTGGCTGCGATCCTCTCGATCGCGGCAGCCGAAGCGACGGTGACCAAGGGCGCGGGCCTGCTCGCGGTCTATTCGGCGGGCCTCGGCATTCCCTTCCTGATCGCCGCCCTGATGATCGAACAGTTTTCCACGCTGTTCGCGCGCATAAAGGGCCAGCTCGTCAATGTCGAGCGCGCCATGGGCGTGTTGATGGTGATCACCGGCATCGGCTTTCTCACCGGCGCGGTTTCGAATGTGAGCATCTGGCTGCTCGAGACGTTCCCAGGGTTGCAGACGATCGGCTAG
- a CDS encoding LysR family transcriptional regulator: MHSLAERGVPLEERPKTKANLSGLSDWDAARIFLEVVRCGSFRSAAERLSLSINAVRRRIDDFERQTGTTLFTRDVHGTHLTDDGALVVSAVERMEAATFDVLRASDSMANALSGEVRVAITEGLGTFWLAPRLVEFQQAYPKILVDLHCAMRSADVSRHEADVAIHLSRPSALDIKLVRLGRMHLMFWAAEKYIAKHGAPRTAAELIKHRLVLQFADQLAAKESFESFFPGVSERDLLVMKTNVSSANYWAVANGAGIGVFPSYAIALGGKLIPLEVELNRPLDIWLSYHPGSGRIPRVRHMIDWLIEAFNPARFPWFKEEFVHPHEFKDEYMGEPLTQLFGGFSTEER; the protein is encoded by the coding sequence ATGCACTCCTTGGCGGAAAGGGGCGTTCCACTGGAAGAACGCCCAAAGACAAAGGCAAATCTCAGCGGCCTCTCTGATTGGGATGCGGCTCGGATATTCCTGGAAGTCGTCCGATGCGGCAGTTTCCGCTCGGCGGCCGAACGCCTGTCGCTGTCGATCAACGCTGTCCGCCGGCGGATCGATGATTTCGAACGCCAGACCGGCACCACCCTGTTCACCCGGGACGTCCACGGCACCCACCTCACCGACGACGGCGCGCTGGTCGTCTCCGCCGTCGAGCGGATGGAAGCGGCCACCTTCGACGTCCTGCGTGCCAGCGATTCGATGGCCAACGCCCTGTCCGGCGAAGTCCGCGTCGCCATCACCGAGGGCCTCGGGACGTTCTGGCTCGCCCCGCGGCTGGTCGAATTCCAGCAGGCCTACCCGAAGATCCTGGTCGATTTGCATTGCGCGATGCGCTCGGCCGATGTCTCCCGCCACGAGGCCGATGTCGCCATCCACCTGTCGCGGCCTTCGGCGCTCGACATCAAGCTGGTGCGGCTCGGCCGCATGCATCTGATGTTCTGGGCCGCCGAGAAATACATCGCGAAACACGGCGCGCCGCGGACCGCGGCGGAATTGATCAAGCACCGCCTGGTGCTGCAATTCGCCGACCAGCTCGCCGCCAAGGAATCGTTCGAAAGCTTCTTCCCGGGCGTTTCGGAACGTGACCTTCTGGTCATGAAGACCAACGTCTCAAGCGCCAACTACTGGGCTGTCGCGAATGGCGCCGGAATCGGCGTATTCCCTAGCTACGCCATTGCGCTTGGCGGGAAGTTGATTCCACTGGAGGTCGAGCTGAACAGACCGCTGGATATCTGGCTGTCCTACCACCCTGGTAGTGGCCGGATACCGAGAGTGCGGCACATGATTGACTGGCTGATCGAGGCTTTCAATCCGGCGCGATTCCCGTGGTTTAAGGAAGAGTTCGTGCATCCGCATGAATTCAAGGACGAGTATATGGGCGAACCCCTGACCCAGCTCTTCGGGGGATTTTCAACCGAAGAACGATGA
- a CDS encoding helix-turn-helix transcriptional regulator, whose translation MKQRSAGKPDIELGKRIRLRRVEMKISQAELGDKLGVSFQQVQKYEKGVNRVGAARLQQIATALDVPVTFFYDGDNKAREVESLLFLDSAFSLRLLRAYSKIKDQTVQRQLVSLMESIAANEA comes from the coding sequence ATGAAGCAGCGCAGTGCCGGCAAGCCCGACATTGAGCTGGGCAAACGGATCCGTCTGCGGCGCGTCGAGATGAAGATCTCGCAGGCCGAGCTGGGCGACAAGCTCGGCGTCAGCTTCCAGCAGGTCCAGAAATACGAGAAGGGCGTCAATCGCGTCGGCGCGGCTCGGCTTCAGCAGATCGCCACCGCCCTCGATGTGCCCGTGACCTTCTTCTACGACGGCGACAACAAGGCGCGCGAAGTCGAGAGCCTGCTCTTCCTCGACAGCGCCTTCAGTCTCCGCCTGCTGCGCGCCTACAGCAAGATCAAGGACCAGACGGTGCAGCGTCAGCTCGTCTCGCTGATGGAATCGATCGCGGCGAACGAAGCCTGA
- a CDS encoding L,D-transpeptidase family protein, with protein MKRHAMIVAVGLFASASALAQTETTGQAGPKPATAAGTVPANANPAHAAAPKAATSAPASTAEGRSAAALALTHEPTYDEGSAQRIKDAAFSYSDLAVRGGWPTIPADAKFALGVQGASDELLRKRLIVSGDLAADKTSGAFDQDLADAVKRFQARHGLAPTGTMTPRTITAMNVSVQKRIRQLEASLERLANMNFGFGQRYVVVNIPAAFAEAIENDLVVRRYRVIVGKTEKPSPTLTTQISSVVLNPTWTVPSSIAKTEISAHMRKDPTYLSRMHMDVLDGHDNPIDPHSVDWSGTHAPNFTVRQQNGAFNALGAVKIDMPNPYSVYMHDTNQRNLFSDDYRFDSHGCSRVDNVRDLAAWLLKDQPKWSRAAIDAEIATGQHLEVAMARKVPVAWIYLTAWMTKDQTVQFRNDVYNQDEQLLEATAEEAAFFSNAANHPLTAHMVQ; from the coding sequence ATGAAGCGCCATGCCATGATCGTTGCCGTCGGTCTGTTCGCGAGCGCCTCCGCGCTTGCGCAGACCGAGACCACGGGACAGGCCGGTCCCAAGCCGGCGACGGCGGCCGGCACGGTGCCGGCAAACGCCAACCCGGCCCATGCGGCCGCGCCGAAAGCGGCCACCTCAGCGCCCGCTTCGACGGCGGAGGGCCGCTCGGCCGCGGCGCTCGCGCTAACGCACGAGCCGACCTATGACGAAGGCAGCGCACAGCGGATCAAGGACGCGGCGTTCAGCTATTCCGACCTGGCAGTGCGCGGCGGCTGGCCGACGATCCCGGCCGACGCCAAATTCGCGCTCGGCGTTCAGGGCGCGAGCGACGAATTGCTGCGCAAGCGGCTGATCGTCTCCGGCGATCTTGCCGCCGACAAGACGAGCGGCGCCTTCGACCAGGACCTGGCGGACGCGGTGAAGCGCTTCCAGGCCCGTCATGGACTGGCACCGACGGGAACGATGACGCCGCGCACGATCACGGCGATGAACGTGTCGGTGCAGAAACGTATCCGACAGCTCGAAGCTTCGCTCGAGCGGCTCGCCAACATGAATTTCGGCTTCGGCCAGCGCTATGTCGTGGTCAACATCCCCGCGGCCTTTGCCGAGGCGATCGAGAACGATTTGGTGGTGCGGCGCTATCGCGTGATCGTCGGCAAAACGGAAAAACCTTCGCCGACCCTGACGACGCAGATCAGCAGCGTCGTCCTCAACCCGACCTGGACAGTGCCGTCCTCGATCGCCAAGACCGAAATCTCGGCACATATGCGCAAGGATCCGACCTACCTGTCGCGGATGCACATGGATGTGCTCGACGGCCACGACAATCCGATCGATCCGCATTCGGTCGACTGGTCAGGCACGCACGCGCCGAATTTCACCGTGCGGCAGCAGAACGGCGCCTTCAACGCGCTTGGCGCGGTCAAGATCGACATGCCGAACCCCTATTCGGTCTACATGCACGATACCAATCAGCGCAATCTGTTCAGCGACGACTACCGCTTCGATTCCCATGGCTGCTCGCGCGTCGATAACGTGCGCGATCTCGCCGCCTGGCTGCTAAAGGACCAGCCGAAGTGGAGCCGCGCCGCGATCGACGCCGAAATCGCCACCGGGCAGCATCTGGAGGTTGCCATGGCCAGGAAGGTGCCGGTGGCCTGGATCTACCTCACGGCGTGGATGACCAAGGACCAGACCGTCCAGTTCCGCAACGACGTCTATAACCAGGACGAGCAATTGCTGGAGGCCACCGCCGAAGAAGCGGCGTTCTTCAGCAATGCCGCCAATCACCCGCTCACCGCGCATATGGTGCAGTAG
- a CDS encoding enoyl-CoA hydratase has translation MPETSDTTETSYADGKILKHAADGVGAITFNNPDKRNAMSLEMWEGFGEALTSLRDDGAVRVVILRGAGGKAFVSGADISQFEKTRHNAAASEEYARRSAAQRALLADYPKPTIACIQGFCLGGGMQVAMLADIRIASHGSQFGIPAARLGIAYGYDGLRHLVSLVGPSWARLLMYTGMRIDAAEALRIGLVERVIPDDQLWGETMAIAQGISENAPLAIKAAKITIAQVLKDESRRDMDAIKAIGTACMDSADFREGRQAFMEKRKPRFQGK, from the coding sequence ATGCCTGAGACCTCCGACACGACCGAAACCTCCTACGCCGACGGCAAGATCCTCAAGCACGCCGCCGACGGCGTCGGCGCGATCACCTTCAACAATCCCGACAAGCGCAACGCGATGTCGCTGGAGATGTGGGAGGGATTTGGCGAGGCGCTGACGAGCTTGCGCGACGACGGGGCGGTGCGCGTCGTGATCCTGCGCGGCGCCGGCGGCAAGGCGTTCGTGTCAGGCGCCGACATCAGCCAGTTCGAGAAGACCCGCCACAACGCGGCGGCTTCCGAAGAGTACGCCAGGCGCAGCGCCGCCCAGCGCGCACTGCTCGCCGACTATCCCAAGCCGACGATCGCCTGCATCCAGGGCTTTTGCCTCGGCGGCGGCATGCAGGTCGCGATGCTCGCCGACATCCGCATCGCCTCGCACGGCAGCCAGTTCGGCATTCCCGCGGCAAGGCTCGGCATCGCCTATGGCTATGACGGATTGCGGCATCTGGTGTCGCTGGTCGGTCCATCCTGGGCGCGACTTCTGATGTACACGGGCATGCGCATCGATGCGGCGGAGGCGCTGCGCATCGGGCTGGTGGAGCGCGTGATCCCGGACGATCAGCTCTGGGGCGAGACCATGGCGATCGCGCAAGGCATTTCCGAGAACGCACCCCTCGCGATCAAGGCCGCCAAGATCACCATCGCGCAAGTCTTGAAGGACGAAAGCCGGCGCGACATGGACGCGATCAAGGCGATCGGCACGGCCTGCATGGACAGTGCGGATTTTCGCGAGGGACGGCAGGCCTTCATGGAGAAGCGCAAGCCGCGATTCCAGGGGAAGTGA
- a CDS encoding isocitrate/isopropylmalate dehydrogenase family protein, producing the protein MSANNAFHIAVLAGDGIGPEVMAPAIEVLRKIEAKSGLSFRFTEAPAGANNYLATGKSMPDTTIKLCEEADAILLGACGLPAVRYPDNTEIAPQIELRVIFDLYAGVRPARLIPGVPSPIVGADQRGIDLVVIRESTEGLFASMGKGVVTHEEARETMVITRRTSERLFEFSFRLAERRKARGQPGALTCVDKANVFKAFAFFRGIFDEIEKRHPEVKTDRLYVDACSAMLVKRPWDFDVMVMENMFGDIVSDITASLIGGLGMAPSADIGDRYAVFQPCHGTAPDIMGQGKANPTGMILSAAMMLDWLADKHGVESAAEAGEKIERAVDQIYAGGIKPMEFGGSNGTADITRAVLAAL; encoded by the coding sequence ATGTCCGCAAACAACGCCTTCCACATTGCCGTGCTCGCCGGTGACGGCATCGGTCCCGAAGTCATGGCGCCGGCGATCGAGGTGCTGCGCAAGATCGAGGCGAAGTCGGGCCTGAGCTTCCGCTTCACCGAGGCTCCGGCCGGCGCCAACAATTATCTCGCGACCGGCAAGTCGATGCCGGATACCACCATCAAGCTGTGCGAAGAGGCGGACGCCATCCTGCTCGGCGCCTGCGGGCTGCCGGCGGTGCGCTACCCCGACAACACCGAGATCGCGCCGCAGATCGAGCTGCGCGTCATCTTCGATCTCTATGCCGGCGTGCGGCCAGCGCGGCTGATTCCGGGCGTGCCGAGCCCGATCGTCGGCGCGGATCAGCGCGGCATCGATCTGGTCGTGATCCGGGAATCGACCGAAGGCCTGTTCGCCTCGATGGGCAAGGGTGTCGTGACGCACGAGGAGGCGCGCGAGACGATGGTGATCACGCGCAGGACTTCCGAGCGCCTGTTCGAGTTCTCGTTCCGGCTGGCCGAGCGGCGCAAGGCGCGCGGCCAGCCGGGCGCGCTGACCTGCGTCGACAAGGCGAATGTGTTCAAGGCCTTTGCCTTCTTCCGCGGCATCTTCGACGAGATCGAGAAGCGTCATCCCGAGGTGAAGACCGATCGCCTCTACGTCGATGCCTGCTCGGCGATGCTGGTCAAGCGGCCCTGGGATTTCGACGTGATGGTGATGGAGAACATGTTCGGCGACATCGTCTCCGACATCACCGCGAGCCTGATCGGCGGCCTCGGCATGGCGCCGTCGGCGGATATCGGCGATCGCTACGCCGTATTCCAGCCCTGCCACGGCACCGCGCCCGACATCATGGGGCAGGGCAAGGCCAATCCCACCGGCATGATCCTGTCGGCGGCGATGATGCTGGACTGGCTCGCCGACAAGCACGGCGTCGAGAGCGCGGCCGAGGCCGGCGAGAAGATCGAGCGTGCGGTGGACCAGATCTATGCCGGCGGCATCAAGCCGATGGAGTTCGGCGGCAGCAACGGCACCGCGGATATTACGAGAGCGGTGCTCGCCGCGCTGTAG
- a CDS encoding alcohol dehydrogenase, with protein sequence MKSFKVADFKAPLKEFDEATPQPSGTQVLIKVKAAGVCHSDLHIWEGGYDLGHGRKPLSLKDRGINLPLTMGHETVGEIAAFGPDVKPTDQGDLKLGDVGLVYPWIGCGKCAVCLAGDENMCATPRSLGVYCDGGYADHMLVPHPRYLLNLKGLDPATTAPYACSGVTTYSALKKVEQHFDTPIVMFGAGGLGLMALSLLKAMGGKGAIMLDIDAKKREAAEKAGALATVDPKAPDALEQLAKKAGGPIRAVIDLVGNAATTQLGFDCLAKGGKLVLVGLFGGGATWALPLIPIKAVTIQGSYVGNLRETQELLDLVRIKKVPPIPVTRQPLSKANDALVQLQQGAVVGRTVLTP encoded by the coding sequence ATGAAGAGTTTCAAGGTCGCCGATTTCAAGGCGCCGCTGAAGGAGTTCGACGAGGCAACGCCGCAGCCGTCCGGCACGCAGGTGCTGATCAAGGTGAAGGCGGCCGGCGTCTGCCATAGCGATCTCCACATCTGGGAAGGTGGCTACGATCTCGGTCACGGCCGCAAGCCGCTGTCGCTGAAGGACCGCGGCATCAACCTGCCGCTGACCATGGGCCACGAGACGGTCGGCGAGATCGCCGCCTTCGGCCCGGACGTGAAGCCGACCGACCAGGGCGATCTCAAGCTCGGCGATGTCGGCCTGGTCTATCCCTGGATCGGCTGCGGCAAATGCGCTGTCTGTCTTGCCGGCGACGAGAATATGTGTGCGACGCCGCGCTCGCTCGGCGTCTATTGCGACGGCGGCTATGCCGATCACATGCTGGTGCCGCATCCGCGCTATCTGCTCAACCTCAAAGGGCTCGATCCCGCCACGACCGCGCCCTATGCCTGCTCGGGTGTCACCACCTACAGCGCGCTGAAGAAGGTCGAGCAGCATTTCGATACCCCGATCGTGATGTTCGGCGCCGGCGGCCTCGGCCTGATGGCGCTGTCACTGCTGAAAGCGATGGGCGGCAAGGGCGCGATCATGCTGGATATCGACGCGAAAAAGCGCGAGGCGGCGGAGAAGGCCGGCGCGCTCGCCACCGTCGATCCCAAGGCGCCGGATGCGCTCGAGCAACTCGCCAAGAAAGCGGGCGGGCCGATCCGCGCCGTGATCGACCTCGTCGGCAATGCCGCCACCACACAGCTCGGCTTCGACTGCCTCGCCAAGGGCGGCAAGCTCGTCCTCGTCGGCCTGTTCGGCGGCGGTGCGACCTGGGCGCTGCCGCTGATTCCGATCAAGGCGGTGACGATCCAGGGCAGCTACGTCGGAAACCTGCGCGAGACGCAGGAGCTGCTCGATCTCGTCCGCATCAAGAAGGTGCCGCCGATCCCGGTGACGCGGCAGCCGCTCAGCAAGGCCAACGACGCGCTGGTGCAATTGCAGCAGGGCGCGGTGGTCGGGCGCACGGTGCTGACGCCGTAA